In one Grus americana isolate bGruAme1 chromosome 1, bGruAme1.mat, whole genome shotgun sequence genomic region, the following are encoded:
- the IL15RA gene encoding interleukin-15 receptor subunit alpha isoform X4 has product MQPGLSAWDSHCGGMKFCEKASSTGGAATSGCKCAGNGAFPFSIPCASRLFAARCSRPKDVANAHIDVGNNTLLNARLRYTCNPGYKRKAGTSSLIQCILRDGSTEPDWTHTTLQCIRDPALPPETPSPDVMTTPRAERTTQRAETTDASPTSSPSPAAMPRLPGAASQSPIPPAPDGPSLEASTPPEVPPPLDTSTLGEGTAPRTSLGITPLPTAPADHAAGQATSRGANPPAGLCFKS; this is encoded by the exons ATGCAGCCAGGGCTGTCCGCCTGGGACAGTCACTGCGGGGGGATGAAATTCTGTGAAAAGGCTTCGTCGACTGGAGGAGCTGCTACAAGTGGCTGCAAATGTGCTGGAAACGGAgctttccccttctccatcccCTGTGCATCCCGTCTCTTtgcag CTCGATGCAGCCGCCCCAAGGATGTGGCTAACGCGCACATCGATGTGGGCAACAACACGCTGCTCAACGCCCGCCTGCGCTACACCTGTAACCCGGGCTACAAACGCAAAGCTGGTACCTCCAGCCTCATCCAGTGCATCCTCCGTGATGGTTCCACCGAGCCCGACTGGACCCACACCACGCTGCAATGCATCC GGGACCCAGCTCTACCTCCGGAAACCCCCAGCCCTGATGTCATGACCACGCCGCGTGCTGAGAGGACGACCCAAAGGG cagaaaCCACTGACGCCAGCCCGacctccagcccctctccagcagcaatgcccaggctgccaggagctgccagcCAGTCACCTATTCCACCAGCACCCGATGGGCCATCGCTGGAGGCATCTACACCGCCGGAGGTTCCCCCACCACTGGACACATCCACGCTGGGAGAGGGGACGGCCCCAAGGACATCTCTGGGGATAACCCCTCTGCCCACCGCCCCCGCAGACCACGCCGCAGGTCAGGCCACCTCTCGGGGAGCTAACCCACCAGCGGGGCTGTGTTTCAAATCGTGA
- the IL15RA gene encoding interleukin-15 receptor subunit alpha isoform X1, whose product MQPGLSAWDSHCGGMKFCEKASSTGGAATSGCKCAGNGAFPFSIPCASRLFAARCSRPKDVANAHIDVGNNTLLNARLRYTCNPGYKRKAGTSSLIQCILRDGSTEPDWTHTTLQCIRDPALPPETPSPDVMTTPRAERTTQRAETTDASPTSSPSPAAMPRLPGAASQSPIPPAPDGPSLEASTPPEVPPPLDTSTLGEGTAPRTSLGITPLPTAPADHAAVSIKTLASSIGFPVLVVASIVAGCCCWRMKKRAEQNYEVAMMAIPMMAPTTENETSPPGVFAMG is encoded by the exons ATGCAGCCAGGGCTGTCCGCCTGGGACAGTCACTGCGGGGGGATGAAATTCTGTGAAAAGGCTTCGTCGACTGGAGGAGCTGCTACAAGTGGCTGCAAATGTGCTGGAAACGGAgctttccccttctccatcccCTGTGCATCCCGTCTCTTtgcag CTCGATGCAGCCGCCCCAAGGATGTGGCTAACGCGCACATCGATGTGGGCAACAACACGCTGCTCAACGCCCGCCTGCGCTACACCTGTAACCCGGGCTACAAACGCAAAGCTGGTACCTCCAGCCTCATCCAGTGCATCCTCCGTGATGGTTCCACCGAGCCCGACTGGACCCACACCACGCTGCAATGCATCC GGGACCCAGCTCTACCTCCGGAAACCCCCAGCCCTGATGTCATGACCACGCCGCGTGCTGAGAGGACGACCCAAAGGG cagaaaCCACTGACGCCAGCCCGacctccagcccctctccagcagcaatgcccaggctgccaggagctgccagcCAGTCACCTATTCCACCAGCACCCGATGGGCCATCGCTGGAGGCATCTACACCGCCGGAGGTTCCCCCACCACTGGACACATCCACGCTGGGAGAGGGGACGGCCCCAAGGACATCTCTGGGGATAACCCCTCTGCCCACCGCCCCCGCAGACCACGCCGCAG tttccatCAAGACCCTGGCCTCTTCCATTG GGTTCCCGGTGCTGGTGGTCGCCAGCATtgtggctggctgctgctgctggaggatgaAAAA ACGCGCGGAGCAGAACTACGAGGTGGCGATGATGGCCATCCCCATGATGGCTCCCACCACTGAGAACGAGACGTCGCCACCCGGTGTCTTCGCCATGGGCTGA
- the IL15RA gene encoding interleukin-15 receptor subunit alpha isoform X3, translating to MARPLLPLLCGTVALLLPWAAADTARCSRPKDVANAHIDVGNNTLLNARLRYTCNPGYKRKAGTSSLIQCILRDGSTEPDWTHTTLQCIRDPALPPETPSPDVMTTPRAERTTQRAETTDASPTSSPSPAAMPRLPGAASQSPIPPAPDGPSLEASTPPEVPPPLDTSTLGEGTAPRTSLGITPLPTAPADHAAVSIKTLASSIGFPVLVVASIVAGCCCWRMKKRAEQNYEVAMMAIPMMAPTTENETSPPGVFAMG from the exons ATGGCGCggccgctgctgccgctgctctgCGGTACCGTcgccctcctgctgccctgggccGCCGCTGACACCG CTCGATGCAGCCGCCCCAAGGATGTGGCTAACGCGCACATCGATGTGGGCAACAACACGCTGCTCAACGCCCGCCTGCGCTACACCTGTAACCCGGGCTACAAACGCAAAGCTGGTACCTCCAGCCTCATCCAGTGCATCCTCCGTGATGGTTCCACCGAGCCCGACTGGACCCACACCACGCTGCAATGCATCC GGGACCCAGCTCTACCTCCGGAAACCCCCAGCCCTGATGTCATGACCACGCCGCGTGCTGAGAGGACGACCCAAAGGG cagaaaCCACTGACGCCAGCCCGacctccagcccctctccagcagcaatgcccaggctgccaggagctgccagcCAGTCACCTATTCCACCAGCACCCGATGGGCCATCGCTGGAGGCATCTACACCGCCGGAGGTTCCCCCACCACTGGACACATCCACGCTGGGAGAGGGGACGGCCCCAAGGACATCTCTGGGGATAACCCCTCTGCCCACCGCCCCCGCAGACCACGCCGCAG tttccatCAAGACCCTGGCCTCTTCCATTG GGTTCCCGGTGCTGGTGGTCGCCAGCATtgtggctggctgctgctgctggaggatgaAAAA ACGCGCGGAGCAGAACTACGAGGTGGCGATGATGGCCATCCCCATGATGGCTCCCACCACTGAGAACGAGACGTCGCCACCCGGTGTCTTCGCCATGGGCTGA
- the IL15RA gene encoding interleukin-15 receptor subunit alpha isoform X2 — translation MQPGLSAWDSHCGGMKFCEKASSTGGAATSGCKCAGNGAFPFSIPCASRLFAARCSRPKDVANAHIDVGNNTLLNARLRYTCNPGYKRKAGTSSLIQCILRDGSTEPDWTHTTLQCIRDPALPPETPSPDVMTTPRAERTTQRETTDASPTSSPSPAAMPRLPGAASQSPIPPAPDGPSLEASTPPEVPPPLDTSTLGEGTAPRTSLGITPLPTAPADHAAVSIKTLASSIGFPVLVVASIVAGCCCWRMKKRAEQNYEVAMMAIPMMAPTTENETSPPGVFAMG, via the exons ATGCAGCCAGGGCTGTCCGCCTGGGACAGTCACTGCGGGGGGATGAAATTCTGTGAAAAGGCTTCGTCGACTGGAGGAGCTGCTACAAGTGGCTGCAAATGTGCTGGAAACGGAgctttccccttctccatcccCTGTGCATCCCGTCTCTTtgcag CTCGATGCAGCCGCCCCAAGGATGTGGCTAACGCGCACATCGATGTGGGCAACAACACGCTGCTCAACGCCCGCCTGCGCTACACCTGTAACCCGGGCTACAAACGCAAAGCTGGTACCTCCAGCCTCATCCAGTGCATCCTCCGTGATGGTTCCACCGAGCCCGACTGGACCCACACCACGCTGCAATGCATCC GGGACCCAGCTCTACCTCCGGAAACCCCCAGCCCTGATGTCATGACCACGCCGCGTGCTGAGAGGACGACCCAAAGGG aaaCCACTGACGCCAGCCCGacctccagcccctctccagcagcaatgcccaggctgccaggagctgccagcCAGTCACCTATTCCACCAGCACCCGATGGGCCATCGCTGGAGGCATCTACACCGCCGGAGGTTCCCCCACCACTGGACACATCCACGCTGGGAGAGGGGACGGCCCCAAGGACATCTCTGGGGATAACCCCTCTGCCCACCGCCCCCGCAGACCACGCCGCAG tttccatCAAGACCCTGGCCTCTTCCATTG GGTTCCCGGTGCTGGTGGTCGCCAGCATtgtggctggctgctgctgctggaggatgaAAAA ACGCGCGGAGCAGAACTACGAGGTGGCGATGATGGCCATCCCCATGATGGCTCCCACCACTGAGAACGAGACGTCGCCACCCGGTGTCTTCGCCATGGGCTGA